From Epinephelus lanceolatus isolate andai-2023 chromosome 5, ASM4190304v1, whole genome shotgun sequence, the proteins below share one genomic window:
- the bbs10 gene encoding BBSome complex assembly protein BBS10 isoform X2, whose translation MLSMEHLHLEHVLQTVCVLESVILRSFGPEGGQVLFTRDTGQAMLSRSGTRILTALQLEHPLARMVVECVLKHSTVTGDGAKTFILLLASLLRMIHTMACKEPNLSHTYNSREAAEAATARHLADKILAFSLEELDDLIVKGVGPHGYFLSWEDLTAQTQSPGHTNSHSVQKLLASFFHSRLGHTHCDFISDLTCELLAHCKFKNDLPSSSLQFVNDNFPALHTPVSGFPISSSRLIEGQVIHRDFATSCPQTDHQPIKAVVFTGYLQPELLSAGEVLELGCGEHGVEENSRKERNIMQFSAWAERSLECVIAKLQSLGVSVVLSAVKQSAAVLALASQAEMCVVECVSEDELSLFAQLSGATPVSDCLMIEPEHVAILTFCRPILLGAHRYVHVAFHDSEVMVTPCSLVICGAGEGQTDQYACAFQDAIRMLLSTWEPLSMTAPTASKRTLHTDKSSSLHTDNQIPNAPLLQQCVLEPGCVIPAGGTFEFLLNHVLLQHGRSCSVSDDTNMDIPAVCQLLANALFSIPRQIYSHSLRHFLQIQTRLLSFIQNNSHPFGLVYKQERNTIPTQDQGKSEFPLEEDKLSIHCCREADMPPKVFMSHLGLESVSCKYKLLLAVLQCASSLLHVDTVLHTCTASHAQSRRLANISWEGTEDEAED comes from the exons ATGCTATCAATGGAGCATCTTCACCTGGAACATGTTctgcagactgtgtgtgtgttggagtcaGTCATCCTCCGCAGTTTTGGCCCTGAAGGAGGACAGGTGCTGTTCACCCGAGACACCGGACAGGCGATGTTGAGCCGCAGCGGGACCCGCATTCTCACTGCGCTACAACTGGAGCATCCACTGGCCAG GATGGTGGTGGAGTGTGTCTTGAAACACAGCACTGTAACAGGCGATGGAGCTAAGACCTTTATCCTGCTGCTGGCGTCATTACTACGGATGATTCATACAATGGCTTGCAAGGAGCCTAATCTGTCTCACACCTATAACTCCAGGGAAGCAGCAGAGGCTGCCACTGCCAGGCACTTGGCTGACAAAATATTGGCTTTTTCATTGGAGGAGCTGGATGATCTCATTGTCAAGGGAGTGGGCCCGCATGGATACTTTCTTTCGTGGGAGGATTTAACTGCACAGACACAATCACCTGGGCACACAAACTCTCACAGCGTTCAAAAGCTGCTGGCATCATTCTTTCATTCACGTTTGGGTCACACCCACTGTGACTTTATTAGTGACCTCACCTGTGAACTGCTCGCTCACTGTAAGTTTAAAAATGACCTACCGTCCTCATCACTCCAGTTTGTAAATGACAACTTCCCTGCATTGCATACACCTGTATCAGGCTTCCCTATTAGTTCCTCACGTTTGATTGAGGGGCAGGTCATTCACAGGGACTTTGCTACATCCTGCCCTCAGACTGACCACCAGCCAATCAAAGCTGTAGTTTTCACTGGGTATCTGCAACCAGAATTGCTCAGTGCGGGAGAAGTGCTGGAGCTGGGATGTGGAGAGCACGGGGTGGAGGAGAATTCAAGgaaggagagaaatattatgcAGTTTAGTGCCTGGGCAGAAAGGTCACTCGAGTGTGTCATTGCAAAGCTGCAGAGTCTGGGTGTCTCTGTGGTCCTGTCTGCAGTGAAACAGTCGGCTGCTGTCCTGGCTTTAGCCTCACAGGCAGAGATGTGCGTTGTGGAATGTGTCAGTGAAGATGAGCTGTCTCTCTTTGCCCAGCTAAGTGGGGCCACACCTGTCTCAGACTGCTTGATGATTGAACCAGAGCACGTTGCCATACTGACCTTTTGCAGACCAATACTGCTGGGAGCCCATAG gTATGTCCATGTGGCTTTCCATGATTCAGAGGTCATGGTCACACCCTGTAGTCTGGTCATTTGTGGAGCAGGGGAAGGACAAACTGACCAGTATGCATGTGCGTTTCAAGATGCCATCCGCATGCTACTTTCAACTTGGGAGCCCTTGAGTATGACTGCACCTACAGCATCAAAGAGGACCTTGCACACAGACAAAAGCTCATCTTTACATACAGATAATCAGATCCCTAATGCACCTCTcctccagcagtgtgtgttggAGCCAGGCTGTGTCATACCTGCTGGTGGGACATTTGAGTTCCTCTTAAACCATGTCCTCCTACAACATGGCCGCAGCTGCTCAGTTTCTGATGATACAAATATGGATATCCCTGCTGTTTGCCAGCTCTTGGCAAATGCTCTGTTTAGCATTCCCCGACAGATTTACTCCCACAGCCTGAGACATTTCCTGCAAATTCAAACTAGGCTCCTGAGTTTTATTCAAAATAATTCCCACCCTTTTGGCCTTGTATACAAACAAGAACGCAACACAATCCCCACACAGGATCAGGGCAAAAGCGAATTTCCTCTAGAGGAGGATAAACTAAGCATACATTGTTGTAGAGAAGCTGACATGCCACCAAAAGTTTTTATGTCGCACTTGGGCCTTGAATCTGTCTCCTGTAAATACAAGCTGCTTCTGGCCGTGCTGCAGTGTGCCTCAAGTCTTCTTCATGTGGATACTGTGCTGCACACATGCACTGCCTCACACGCTCAGTCACGCAGACTTGCAAACATTTCCTGGGAGGGCACAGAGGACGAGGCTGAAGATTGA
- the bbs10 gene encoding BBSome complex assembly protein BBS10 isoform X1, which yields MPVCLSGMLSMEHLHLEHVLQTVCVLESVILRSFGPEGGQVLFTRDTGQAMLSRSGTRILTALQLEHPLARMVVECVLKHSTVTGDGAKTFILLLASLLRMIHTMACKEPNLSHTYNSREAAEAATARHLADKILAFSLEELDDLIVKGVGPHGYFLSWEDLTAQTQSPGHTNSHSVQKLLASFFHSRLGHTHCDFISDLTCELLAHCKFKNDLPSSSLQFVNDNFPALHTPVSGFPISSSRLIEGQVIHRDFATSCPQTDHQPIKAVVFTGYLQPELLSAGEVLELGCGEHGVEENSRKERNIMQFSAWAERSLECVIAKLQSLGVSVVLSAVKQSAAVLALASQAEMCVVECVSEDELSLFAQLSGATPVSDCLMIEPEHVAILTFCRPILLGAHRYVHVAFHDSEVMVTPCSLVICGAGEGQTDQYACAFQDAIRMLLSTWEPLSMTAPTASKRTLHTDKSSSLHTDNQIPNAPLLQQCVLEPGCVIPAGGTFEFLLNHVLLQHGRSCSVSDDTNMDIPAVCQLLANALFSIPRQIYSHSLRHFLQIQTRLLSFIQNNSHPFGLVYKQERNTIPTQDQGKSEFPLEEDKLSIHCCREADMPPKVFMSHLGLESVSCKYKLLLAVLQCASSLLHVDTVLHTCTASHAQSRRLANISWEGTEDEAED from the exons ATG CCTGTGTGCCTTTCAGGAATGCTATCAATGGAGCATCTTCACCTGGAACATGTTctgcagactgtgtgtgtgttggagtcaGTCATCCTCCGCAGTTTTGGCCCTGAAGGAGGACAGGTGCTGTTCACCCGAGACACCGGACAGGCGATGTTGAGCCGCAGCGGGACCCGCATTCTCACTGCGCTACAACTGGAGCATCCACTGGCCAG GATGGTGGTGGAGTGTGTCTTGAAACACAGCACTGTAACAGGCGATGGAGCTAAGACCTTTATCCTGCTGCTGGCGTCATTACTACGGATGATTCATACAATGGCTTGCAAGGAGCCTAATCTGTCTCACACCTATAACTCCAGGGAAGCAGCAGAGGCTGCCACTGCCAGGCACTTGGCTGACAAAATATTGGCTTTTTCATTGGAGGAGCTGGATGATCTCATTGTCAAGGGAGTGGGCCCGCATGGATACTTTCTTTCGTGGGAGGATTTAACTGCACAGACACAATCACCTGGGCACACAAACTCTCACAGCGTTCAAAAGCTGCTGGCATCATTCTTTCATTCACGTTTGGGTCACACCCACTGTGACTTTATTAGTGACCTCACCTGTGAACTGCTCGCTCACTGTAAGTTTAAAAATGACCTACCGTCCTCATCACTCCAGTTTGTAAATGACAACTTCCCTGCATTGCATACACCTGTATCAGGCTTCCCTATTAGTTCCTCACGTTTGATTGAGGGGCAGGTCATTCACAGGGACTTTGCTACATCCTGCCCTCAGACTGACCACCAGCCAATCAAAGCTGTAGTTTTCACTGGGTATCTGCAACCAGAATTGCTCAGTGCGGGAGAAGTGCTGGAGCTGGGATGTGGAGAGCACGGGGTGGAGGAGAATTCAAGgaaggagagaaatattatgcAGTTTAGTGCCTGGGCAGAAAGGTCACTCGAGTGTGTCATTGCAAAGCTGCAGAGTCTGGGTGTCTCTGTGGTCCTGTCTGCAGTGAAACAGTCGGCTGCTGTCCTGGCTTTAGCCTCACAGGCAGAGATGTGCGTTGTGGAATGTGTCAGTGAAGATGAGCTGTCTCTCTTTGCCCAGCTAAGTGGGGCCACACCTGTCTCAGACTGCTTGATGATTGAACCAGAGCACGTTGCCATACTGACCTTTTGCAGACCAATACTGCTGGGAGCCCATAG gTATGTCCATGTGGCTTTCCATGATTCAGAGGTCATGGTCACACCCTGTAGTCTGGTCATTTGTGGAGCAGGGGAAGGACAAACTGACCAGTATGCATGTGCGTTTCAAGATGCCATCCGCATGCTACTTTCAACTTGGGAGCCCTTGAGTATGACTGCACCTACAGCATCAAAGAGGACCTTGCACACAGACAAAAGCTCATCTTTACATACAGATAATCAGATCCCTAATGCACCTCTcctccagcagtgtgtgttggAGCCAGGCTGTGTCATACCTGCTGGTGGGACATTTGAGTTCCTCTTAAACCATGTCCTCCTACAACATGGCCGCAGCTGCTCAGTTTCTGATGATACAAATATGGATATCCCTGCTGTTTGCCAGCTCTTGGCAAATGCTCTGTTTAGCATTCCCCGACAGATTTACTCCCACAGCCTGAGACATTTCCTGCAAATTCAAACTAGGCTCCTGAGTTTTATTCAAAATAATTCCCACCCTTTTGGCCTTGTATACAAACAAGAACGCAACACAATCCCCACACAGGATCAGGGCAAAAGCGAATTTCCTCTAGAGGAGGATAAACTAAGCATACATTGTTGTAGAGAAGCTGACATGCCACCAAAAGTTTTTATGTCGCACTTGGGCCTTGAATCTGTCTCCTGTAAATACAAGCTGCTTCTGGCCGTGCTGCAGTGTGCCTCAAGTCTTCTTCATGTGGATACTGTGCTGCACACATGCACTGCCTCACACGCTCAGTCACGCAGACTTGCAAACATTTCCTGGGAGGGCACAGAGGACGAGGCTGAAGATTGA